The DNA region ATGGAATGAAACCCAGGTTAGCTACACTTTTGTTGGCAAAGTGGTGagtctttttttatttcaatttataaCTATTTATATATTGTGACACGTGTGGATTTGCGGTTCTAAAATTTGCCCAGGCTTCACAAAATTCCTGGTTCCGTCACTGTATTCAATGTCTTTGCAAGTGTAAGGAAAATCCTTAGGTGGAGCTTTCAGACGCACAGTTGGCTGCGTGTTGTGCAAGCCGCCCTTATAGTGTCTGTTTAAGAGCAAACCCTTGTGGGTCGGCTGCGACATCATCGGGCCTAGTAGCTTATATAAGAGCTGACAACTattattacaattaaaaaataataattatcatATTGGTGCAGGTTTCCAGTTCCCAAAGGTCTCCCCCTCTTCGGGTTTGGATTCAGTTTTTGCCTGAACCCGGTTAAAATGAAACTTTCTCGTTAAAGTCgaggttttttttatatacaaaTGTCAGTTGTtagtaatattagtaaattagtcttccTCATGGTTCGAACCCTAGACCCTTCACCTTTTACCATCTTAAATCCTTATGTCCTCTAGCTTTTACCACTTAAGCTAACTTTCGGGGCTCGTTAAAGTCGAGGTTGAGATGTGGAGATATGCAAGAGTTTTGATTTATTGTCATGCCTACATTCTTTGTAGGTAGAAGTAAAAATTATTGTTTCtttttgtccaaaaaaaaaagaacggTTGATGAGACATTtatagcctttttttttttgtcgaatgtcagatttttttttctttccaataGAACAATATAGGCTTGGCATCTGGGCCACAGCCTACAAGTTCTAAATGTATTAACAAAGGAAAGGAAACAGAAACTTCTGGGCACTGTCGAAAGTTGACGGGCCATAGGCCCAAATATAAAGGTAAAAACGTGTTGGGCCtctttatgaattttttttcttgtttgacAAAAAATAGGTATTTTTCTTGTataaatgtttttaaaaaaatcaggATAAACTACAATTGGCCGGACAAAATTTATCTCTTAATGTTctcatttaaaattaattcaGCACACAaacttttaaatatttttgaagGTAAAACTTTTAAATCTTAAAATTTAATCTTTTGAGATTCAGAATGGAACACTACATAGCCTTTGAAAACTTACAAACAAAATATAAATCCTTTTATATTaaacatattaattaatttaaaaaaaacatattaattACTTAATTTGTGTGTGTTGTTTTTAGTGTACATGAAACTACGGAGACTGAGACCATAGGTATGAAGAATAATTTGTTGAGAGAGATTCGTCTacccacttaatgtgatctcaAAGTCTCGAGAAAATTAGTTTCATGACTGTCAGTTGTCAGGAGATACcaacaaataaataatataatgtGAAATGttaacatgaaaatatttattcCGTTTAGATACACTCTGGTTTGCATCTGATAATTGTTCACGACCTGTATAAAATAGATGAATTTTACAAGTTGCATTGATACCGGTTTGGTGAATTGGATAAACCATCCTAGTGAGACTTAAGTAATATGTGAATAAACATTGATACCGGTTTGATGACATGTGTGTAAATAGATTTCACTACTCCAAAATTAGGGATTGCAGCTTACTAAAATAGCACAAATTTATTTCAGGTATGCTTTATGTTTTTTCTGGTAAAAGGCTTTCTTCTTGTTATTATATCTAAATTCAAGTACCGTATTAATGGTCTTGTTCAATCAAATTTGCGTAAATAGAATTATCTAATAAATGACATGAGCTTGTCAATGTATATGAAAAGAGTTATATAAATAAATCTACACAAATCACAAACAAACATTCTCAAGGCAGAAAACTGTGACTTTAATTTTGTGGATGGAAAATTCCAAGGGTCTTATTCTTATCGATGATGCTACATGAACATACAAACAAATTAAGATGTGTGTTAACATCATTTTCCAATGTGTATTTTTCCTCAGCATCCCTGTCAATTTTTTGGGTACTAATGTAAAGAATCGCAACTGAGATAACTCAATAGTTGTGAGTCTCTCATAGACCCATCAATTGCGGCAAAATTGTCTATTTCCTTGATGGTAATTTCAATTGTCCTTTTCTACTTCCTTTTACACTTCATCTAAGCTGTAGCTGTATGACAGTATCTGCCATTTTCAGTTCACGTGTGTGCACTGCTCATCAATTATTGGattaacataaaataaaatggaaaGTGGAAAAAAAGTAGGTTGCTAAGAAAAAACCACAGCTACTTATTTAACTATTTTTTACAGTTACTTAAACCCTACCTGTCAGCATTGCCTTCATATTTTGTGCCTCCATGAATAATGCCTATGATTAGGTGTGTGCACATATGATTAGGTGGCAATGTCCACCCTCATGCCCATAATCAATTAATGACTTACCTAGAGATTTAAAGGAGGTTAATCACCCTCTCTTATTTTGCTTTTAGTATGTGTTTTGGTCAAAGTTGTAAGAAttgatttttaataaaattgcatatgctaaaagtgattttttttggtacatcgaaaaattGCTAAAAGTGACTTAGAGTgttgttgtttcttttttttcttaagaaatcattttttattttaaaaatcattttttcaaCTTTCTAGATGTTTGTTTAAGCTTTAAAAATCATATTTGAAAAGCTTTTGAAATTAGATTATTTGAAAAAACTAtcttataaaaaatttattgcgataaatgagaaagaaaattaaaagaaataaattaattagtGTAGTCAAATACAAATcagtttatatttttctttaaaattttttgaaaaataattaaatttttagaCAACCAAATTTTTAATATCAAACAAACGCATGAAGTGAATTGGAAGTGAGGTTATTTATGTTTCAATACGTTTTATGGGAAAAGTGGTTTCCGTAGGGTAATTTTGTAAAATTTAGCTGTCAAATCTTACAATTGATTATGTTCATCATAGTAACTACTCTCTCTTAAGACGAAAATTAATTCTCTAGTCGATTTTCAAACATCAAAATAATCACCTAAAAGTGATTCTAATAATTGATACTAAGACTCTAAACCTGGAACCAAACGCTTATTTGAGATGAAATAATTAAGCGGTGTTCCTTTATGGAACACACACGGAAGGAGGTATTCATAACCTGTGCTTGAATTTAATATGACATATCTAGTGTCTTCTCTAGCTAATCAAATGGCATTATTAAGAGCAAAAGAAAAAGCTGGATTATATTCTTATGAAAGATTTGAATTAGTGGGGTATCTGTAAAAGTGTCTTGGTAAATTAATTCCACATaatttgaagagaaaaaaaggAAGTAAATTCCCATAATTTGATAAATTTGGAGAGGTGTGTTCTTTTTCTTGCTTGAAACAGAGACTTGTCTATTCTTTTTAATATGAAGATGGGGTCATTATCATGAGAGTCACTTTATGAAATGACAATAAATAAGCTTGACCTAATCACAGGCTGTCCTAGAACCCTAATTAAATGATAGTTATGTCCCGGTTGAGGCAGGGAACAAGTCAACCAACTTCTAACATTAATATTTTCATTGCATGTTGGATGTGAAAAGCATTTACAAGAGCCATGTGAATTTATATATTGGAGGGGCCCTTTTTTTCATTTAGGTCACTATCTCTTCGGTGGGAGAGGGAAAAATGGGAAATACCCTGCTTTTGTTGCAAATTTTCCTTGCATCAAAGGGTAACAAGGACAAGGGGAAGTTGTGTGCTTTTAAGTTTTTCCACCTTTTTTTTCATCCCCTAACTATGAGGGTAGGGGAGTATTAATCAAAAGGACAAACCCGCCAAGGTATATAGAACCTCCATCTCACTTGCCATGGTTTCCATAGTTGAGAAAGTGACCAAAGATCCAAAGTTTTCCCTCTACATCTAGAAATTTTGAGAATGGAAATTCATTCTAATTTCCATAGTGCATGAAAAAATGGGAATGCCTTCTTTGACGTGCTAGAGTGTCCGACGGTCATTAATTGAAAAATCAACAGTTGAATTTGTAACACATGTATATGAACAACTAATTGTTAATCATCAATTATAATTGCGCATTTAATTTCTCTAAAGTTGATCtttaaatgagaaaaaaaaagtcattaTAAAAGTTTAAATTGATTTGATGAGTCCAGCTAAACCTAGTCCAAAATGTGGTCACTAATGTACGAAAACAATTGTATCAAGCCCCTCATTTACTCATCAGCAAACAAGTTAAAGCTAAGTACACTTATTCATTTAAAGGCAAGTGCAACATTTACCTCACTAGTGAAAACAAGTTTATTTGATGTCACTCCCCCTTTTTCTCTAATTTGAAGGAAAAGTTACTATTTTGCATTCAACTCTTGCAGGAAAAAGAAACAGCAATAAAGGAAAAAAGATGAACTATGTGCCATGGGAAGAGGTGAAACTTTCTTTCCTGAGAGCGAGAGGTTGCCATGAAAACCGGGAGCCCTTGTGCCAATCCCAATAACATTCCTCCACAAAGGGAGCTGAGCATATACCAACCCCAGTCCACATGATAAGAAGCATATACTAACCCAAAGGTACGTCCAAAGAAAGAGTACCCTTAATTTACTTAGCCTTTAGGATTTAGTGTTAAATGAGAAATGGTGGGGCTTGTCAGTGTTTGGTCTCACTTATAGAAATCACTTCTAGCTCGGAAATCACATTAACTTGTAAGTTATGATGTGTTGCTTTTTGGAATAATATGATTTGGATTGCGCGTCACATATAAATCCAAAGTTACTAAAAGTGTGTTTGGTTTCGTAGTGAGAAACCCATGGAATCAATTCTAGTTGAACAAAATCAATATTGGAGATGAAAATATTGGGAGACTGATTTCATATCCAAAACCAATTCTGGTAGAAACTAGAGAGAGTAGTTTCTCCATTGAAGATAATTAGTTGTGAGAATTTACAGTTAAATTTCACAATATTACCCAACCAAACTCATTTTTCCATAAATGTATTTAAACATAAATCTCTTCACTTTCAATTCACTTCTACTATAAtcaattttaccaaaatcaattgtgaaAAACCAAATACACTCGGTGTCTTTGAAAACCTAAAAAATATTcttataaggaaaaaaaaagtgagtcTTTTTAAAAGCATGTCAATTACATTTTTAGAGTTGTATATATCGACTCTTAGGATACGTGCTTATTACATTTTTAGAGTTGTATATTAACTCTTTGGATACAGGCTTATTAGAACTTATCTTCTATAGGAAAAATACTAGATAAACTCTAATAAGTGTTTTAGTTGCATCCAAACGGGTTCATAAGCTACTAATTGGAGCTTCTTTCAATTTTCCCCGATTCCAAACAATAAACGCCAAACAAACACAGGAAGTAACTTATGTGAAGGTCAGAAACCCTTATAATTAAATTGGTTTTAGAGTCAATTATaaaagaattttcaaacatgttATTATTTGGTTCAATTTCACTTCCATCTTGCCtacttttacttttatttgaggCTAGTTTCACCATAGGGGGAGGGGAGGCAAGTGCCGAAAGGGTAACAAAGAAACATGCATAGCCAACAGAAAGTAAAAGATAAAAGCTATTTGAAAGGATACAAAGATGTGAGCAAAATGTGTTTAGTCGAGTGATGATCACAAAAATCAAAGCCCTTGACCTCATAAATTACATTTTACAACTTAAGGCAAACCAGACACACTTCAAGTTGAAGTCTTGCATAATAAGAGTTGAATTCAGTGGCCATGGTTAATTGGAAATCATAACCATGCATGTGTGATAAAAAAGTAAACCAAAGGAAGCATAATGCTACGTAGACTACTAACCTCAAATCCCCAATGAGTATTTCGTAATTTAAAAGCTTAACAGTGATTATTTTGACAAATCCAATGGGAAAAAGTGTGCATGAAGTTAacaaatttgaattcaaatcaAGTTAAGAGGGAGGGGTGCACATGGAGTGTAATCTTAAAACGTTATTATCAatcaattaaaaacaaaaagtcATCATTAGAAAACAAAAGGCTTCATTAAACTAAGTAAATAAAATCAAGCAGGCAATCCTAATGGTTATCGAGATGGCCACTAAGGTCCCACCATCATGAACCTGAAGACACTACACGCCGGTGTTGGTCTCCATCCAAGACTGACCATTTCAAACTACAACTATAATTAAGGACCATTCCTTAATTGCAGGCCTAAATTCCAATTCCAATTTTAAGCATCAaggaatcagaatcagaatatCATACAAACTTGTATGATTGTCAAGAAAAATTCTGCATAGAAAAAGCTAGAACAAAATTTGGCTATAGCTGAATGAGAGCAATAGAGCAGAAAAATTCTGCAAACTTGTATGACATATCCATTCTACAGAAAGATTAGATCATTTAATCAAGGTCACAGGTTAGAGTATGTGAATCTCATACACTAAACCTAACAACTCAAGCTGAATGAGAACATTAGTGCAGAGAAACATTAAGGGGGCAAGTAAAGCACACACAGCACACACAAGATTCTTCTCATAGCAGAGAAAAAATTGAGACACTGATAAGAGAAAGGAATAACCTCAATTCAGAAAATCAATACATTGTAAGATGTTCATAAATTATACCATAAATTGCAAagcaaaataaataaagaaaaattaaaaaaagaaaaaaaaaagtatgataTAAGAGACAATAACAATAAACTCCACAAtcaagcagcagcagcaggagGTGCCACTGTCTGTCTTTGCAGCTAGCCCTGAATTATGGTCTCTGGTTCATCCCTATACATACATTTTCTCTGCAACCTACTCTTTCTCTGCCAATTTTATTTCACAACTCTTGAATATCCATAACAATTCAAATCAATATGCAGAGAGACTTTCTCCTCTTACCTCAATCCACTGTGtaacctcttcatcttcatcactgTAATTGTGCTATTGACGACGCGAAACAAGAACAAATATTGATGTGCCTTACATAAACCCTTCTCATTCTCTTGGTTTATTTCTGCCCCCAAATGCGACGAGAGTCGCATCATTAAGAAAAATGTGAACTATTGAATGTTTTGTGGGTGGTGGGAATGGGGTTAGAGGAGTAAAGTTCTCAAAAGAATCAATAGAAGGGTGGTGGGGGAGGAGAAGCGTACGAGATGCTGACCACAGGTGGTAAAGGCCCTTCATATACAGGGGCAGGTGGTGGTTGATAATGAACTGGGGGTGGTGGTGAAGCATAAACATAggctggtggtggtggaggagaaaCATAGGCTGGTGGTGTATAATGAACTGGGGAAGGTGGTGGCAGGTAAGGTGCAGGGTGTGGtgagggtggtggaggtgaGTGTTCTTCACATGGTGGTggagatgatggtggtggtggtggtgggggttcTATACAAGGTGGGGGAGATGGTGGGGGTGGTGAATGGACTGGTGGTGGGGGAGAGTGGACAGGAGGAGGTGGTGGGGGTGATAAATAGGGATAGATTGGTGGAGAGGGCGTtggtggtgggggtggtggtgAATGAtgaggtggtggcggtgatggtgatggtggtggcggtgagtTGTAGTAGTAAGGCACAGGTGGAGGTGGGGAGAATACAGGAgctggtggaggtggtggtggtggtgaatttggtggtggtggtggtggagagtggACACAGTATGGTGGTGGAATtggagagggtggtggtggtggaggtggtgacaTCACAGGAGGCGGTGGTGAGGGTGGCGGTGGTGAAGGTGAAGGTGGGGGAGGAGGTGGAGAATAGACAGGGGGAGGTGGTGAAGGTGGGGGAGGAGGTGGAGAGTAGACTGGaggaggcggtggtggagggGAAGGAGGAGGCGGTGAAGGTGGGGGAGGTGGTGGAGAGTACACTGGTGGAGGAGGCGGTGGTGGGGAGTAAACCGGTGGTGGAGGTGATGGAGGTGGAGGAGAAGGCGGTGGTGGGGAAGGTGGTGGCGGAGGTGGGGAGGACACCGGTGGgggaggtggtggcggtggaggaggtggaggtgggGAATAAACCGGTGGTGGAGAGAAAACTGGTGGCGGCAAAGACAccggtgacggtggtggtggtgatgcaACTGGCGGTGGAGGGGATTGAAAAACAGGGGCAGGTGGTGGTGAAGGCAGTGAAGGAACAAAAGGCTTACACCTAAACGACTTACAATCAACAGGGTGAGACAAAAACGACTTACATTGCGCGGCGGAGCGCTGAACCGGTCTCGCCGGCAAGCAGTTTCTCCGGTCATCAAACGCCGGCAAGGCCAAACACTTCGGAGGCTCACCAGTGAAGAAATTGTAAGAGTAAGTAAAGTTCTGCAAATTCGGCAGCGCACAAATCGTCTCCGGAATCTTCCCGGAGAGCAAATTGTGAGCCACATTAAGCTGTTCCAAACTCACCGCGCCACCAATCGCCGCCGGCAACGGCCCCAAAAGCTGGTTGTAACTAATATCAAACACCGTGAGATTCTTCAACAAACCCAGCTCCTCCGGCAAACAAGACCTAAACCCATTATTCATCAGAATAATCTCATTCAGCCTCGTCATGTTCCCGATCCCCGCCGGCACACAACCGTGGAACTTGTTATCCGCCAGAACAATCACCGACACCGGCGAGTTTCCAAAATTATCCGGCAAATCAAACACGAACCTGTTACTGTTGATGAATATCGCATCCAAGTCCTTATCAAACAGCTCCTTCGGCACCGTCCCTTCAAACTCATTAAACCTCAGATCTAGAAACTTCAGCTCCGGCAACCGCAGCACCACCGCCGGAAACTTCCCGGCGAATCTGTTGTTACTCAGGTCCAACTCAAACAAGATCTTGAGCCTATCAAACTTATGCGGAACCGTACCGCAGAATCTGTTACTATTGATGTGGAACA from Lotus japonicus ecotype B-129 chromosome 2, LjGifu_v1.2 includes:
- the LOC130738937 gene encoding leucine-rich repeat extensin-like protein 4; the protein is MGKKAACWCSNLLILYPILLIAVTVTFSATSSAAHRVSDGGLTDAEAMYIKQRQLLYYRDEFGDRGEKVTVDPSLVFENNRIRNAYIALQAWKEAILSDPRNYTVNWVGADVCSYSGVFCAPAPDNPKIRTVAGIDLNHGDIAGYLPEELGLLTDLALFHINSNRFCGTVPHKFDRLKILFELDLSNNRFAGKFPAVVLRLPELKFLDLRFNEFEGTVPKELFDKDLDAIFINSNRFVFDLPDNFGNSPVSVIVLADNKFHGCVPAGIGNMTRLNEIILMNNGFRSCLPEELGLLKNLTVFDISYNQLLGPLPAAIGGAVSLEQLNVAHNLLSGKIPETICALPNLQNFTYSYNFFTGEPPKCLALPAFDDRRNCLPARPVQRSAAQCKSFLSHPVDCKSFRCKPFVPSLPSPPPAPVFQSPPPPVASPPPPSPVSLPPPVFSPPPVYSPPPPPPPPPPPPPVSSPPPPPPSPPPPSPPPPSPPPPVYSPPPPPPPVYSPPPPPPSPPPPSPPPPPPPVYSPPPPPPSPPPPVYSPPPPPPSPSPPPPSPPPPVMSPPPPPPPSPIPPPYCVHSPPPPPPNSPPPPPPPAPVFSPPPPVPYYYNSPPPPSPSPPPPHHSPPPPPPTPSPPIYPYLSPPPPPPVHSPPPPVHSPPPPSPPPCIEPPPPPPPSSPPPCEEHSPPPPSPHPAPYLPPPSPVHYTPPAYVSPPPPPAYVYASPPPPVHYQPPPAPVYEGPLPPVVSISYASPPPPPFY